In a single window of the Pseudogemmatithrix spongiicola genome:
- a CDS encoding NADH-quinone oxidoreductase subunit N, with the protein MTYDLAFPMQLATALLPDILLLTGATILMLVAAWKPESLAHQRTVGVGSLVVLAVTLAATIKYALAGASAAPGVIAADSLRWTVDIVVLLAAMGTVALAIEYNERHGIAHGEMHVLVLFATAGMMVLAAARDLMTFFIGLEIMSVAVYVLAGMNRRSGKAAEASLKYFLLGAFATGFLLYGMALIYGATGQTQLTEISRIVLRYTLGDHPMLLVGVGLLSIGLFFKVAAVPFHTWAPDVYEGAPTPITAFMAAAVKAAVFAGFARIWYESLYLVKVWPTVFAWVAIASMIVGNVMALRQQSVKRMLAYSSVAHTGYLLVTLLALSSAGSAALVFYLFAYTLATFGAFAVVTILQDGSERAVTTADFAGLWQTRPVLAVGMTVYLLSLLGFPVFGGLGFFAKWYLLGAALASNVGLQVVVVILVLTSLVSAGYYLQIVRAMFMQERGEQALAPQSAGVLTRVVLAGAAAAILALGIFPGPVAKWATGNAGVKPLEADVLSDVNAQGQPR; encoded by the coding sequence ATGACCTACGATCTTGCGTTCCCGATGCAGCTGGCCACGGCGTTGCTGCCCGACATCCTGCTGCTCACCGGCGCCACGATCCTCATGCTGGTGGCCGCGTGGAAGCCGGAATCGCTTGCCCATCAGCGTACGGTGGGCGTCGGCTCCTTGGTCGTGTTGGCCGTGACCCTCGCCGCGACCATCAAGTACGCGCTTGCCGGTGCGTCGGCGGCCCCGGGCGTCATTGCCGCGGATTCGCTGCGCTGGACGGTCGACATCGTCGTGCTGCTCGCCGCCATGGGCACGGTGGCGCTGGCCATCGAGTACAACGAGCGCCACGGCATCGCCCACGGCGAGATGCACGTGCTCGTGCTCTTCGCGACCGCCGGCATGATGGTCCTCGCCGCCGCGCGCGACTTGATGACGTTCTTCATCGGCCTCGAGATCATGTCGGTGGCCGTGTACGTGCTCGCCGGCATGAATCGGCGCTCGGGCAAGGCCGCGGAGGCCTCGCTGAAGTATTTCCTGCTCGGCGCCTTCGCCACGGGCTTCCTGCTGTACGGCATGGCGCTCATCTACGGTGCGACCGGCCAGACGCAACTCACCGAGATTTCGCGCATCGTGCTGCGGTACACGCTGGGTGACCACCCGATGCTGCTGGTCGGCGTGGGCCTGCTCTCCATCGGCCTGTTCTTCAAGGTCGCGGCGGTGCCGTTCCACACCTGGGCGCCCGACGTGTACGAAGGCGCCCCGACGCCGATCACGGCCTTCATGGCCGCCGCGGTCAAGGCGGCGGTATTCGCCGGCTTCGCGCGCATCTGGTACGAGTCGCTGTACCTCGTGAAGGTGTGGCCGACCGTCTTTGCATGGGTGGCGATCGCGAGCATGATCGTCGGTAACGTGATGGCCCTGCGCCAACAGAGCGTGAAGCGCATGCTCGCGTACTCGAGCGTGGCGCACACGGGCTACCTCCTCGTCACGCTCCTCGCGCTCTCCAGCGCGGGGTCGGCGGCCCTCGTGTTCTACCTGTTTGCCTACACGCTGGCCACGTTCGGCGCCTTCGCCGTCGTGACCATCCTGCAGGACGGGAGCGAGCGCGCCGTCACGACGGCGGACTTCGCCGGCTTGTGGCAGACGCGGCCGGTGTTGGCGGTCGGCATGACCGTGTACCTGCTCTCGCTGCTCGGCTTCCCGGTCTTCGGCGGCCTGGGCTTCTTCGCCAAGTGGTACCTCCTTGGCGCCGCCCTCGCGTCGAACGTCGGCTTGCAGGTCGTCGTGGTCATCTTGGTCCTCACCTCGCTGGTGTCCGCCGGCTATTACCTGCAGATTGTCCGCGCGATGTTCATGCAGGAGCGCGGCGAGCAGGCGCTGGCGCCCCAGTCGGCTGGCGTCCTCACGCGCGTGGTGCTGGCCGGGGCTGCCGCGGCCATCCTCGCCCTCGGTATCTTCCCCGGTCCGGTCGCCAAGTGGGCGACGGGTAACGCCGGGGTCAAGCCGCTGGAGGCGGATGTGCTGTCCGACGTGAACGCGCAGGGGCAGCCGCGGTGA